From Deferrisoma camini S3R1, the proteins below share one genomic window:
- a CDS encoding methyltransferase, whose translation MDFDRLRDLAAGFQPAKLLLVALDLGVFDALADGPLGPSELAARIGADPRATEICANALVGMGLLIHGERGYGLAAAAARWLVRTSPEYRGEILRHIHNTWERWAGLESAWREGRPAIRRESSSPTDADEPARRHFILGMENVTREVAPRIAELLPLDGARSLLDLGAGPGNYCLAFASRWPGLRVFHFDLPGTSRIAREFVEGKPGADRITFLEGSFLEDPLGGPYDVVWASQIIHMLGEDEVRRLLARIGEVLAPAGLLAIHDHFLDPGRTGPPFAALFGVHMLVSTERGRTYALDEVEAWGREAGFDPDGRIEYGRGPRILLLRRRSA comes from the coding sequence ATGGACTTCGATCGGCTCCGCGACCTTGCCGCCGGTTTCCAGCCGGCCAAGCTTCTGCTGGTGGCGTTGGACCTGGGGGTGTTCGACGCCCTTGCCGACGGGCCCCTGGGCCCGTCGGAGCTGGCGGCCCGGATCGGGGCGGATCCCAGGGCCACCGAGATCTGCGCGAACGCCCTGGTGGGGATGGGGCTGCTGATCCACGGTGAGCGCGGGTACGGGCTGGCCGCGGCCGCGGCCCGGTGGCTGGTGCGGACCTCCCCCGAGTATCGGGGGGAGATCCTCAGGCACATCCACAACACCTGGGAGAGGTGGGCCGGGTTGGAGAGCGCCTGGCGCGAGGGCCGCCCCGCGATCCGGCGGGAGAGTTCGTCCCCCACCGACGCGGACGAGCCGGCCCGCCGCCACTTCATCCTGGGCATGGAGAACGTCACCCGGGAGGTCGCGCCCCGGATCGCCGAGCTGCTTCCCCTGGACGGGGCGAGGTCCCTGCTGGACCTGGGCGCCGGGCCGGGGAACTACTGCCTAGCGTTCGCGTCCCGGTGGCCGGGGCTGCGGGTGTTCCACTTCGACCTGCCCGGCACCTCCCGGATCGCTCGCGAGTTCGTGGAGGGCAAACCCGGGGCCGACCGGATCACGTTTTTGGAGGGGAGCTTTCTCGAGGATCCCCTGGGCGGTCCCTACGATGTGGTGTGGGCCAGCCAGATCATTCACATGCTGGGCGAGGACGAGGTCCGGCGGCTGCTCGCCCGGATCGGGGAGGTGCTCGCCCCGGCAGGGCTGCTGGCGATCCACGACCACTTCCTGGACCCCGGCCGAACGGGGCCGCCCTTCGCCGCCCTGTTCGGGGTGCACATGCTGGTCTCCACCGAACGGGGTCGGACCTACGCGCTGGACGAGGTGGAGGCCTGGGGTAGGGAGGCGGGATTCGACCCGGACGGCCGGATCGAGTACGGCCGGGGGCCCAGGATCTTGCTGCTCCGGCGCCGGTCTGCCTAA